The window acttttttctgtctttttcttttttctctttttttcttttgacgctaatattttctgttttactgcaaaTACTGGTTTTCAGCCTcctgactactaataattggtatcgaTATTGGCCCtggaaaaaacatatcggtctatcacaaCTTCAAatttgcgtgtgtttttttttgggtgggggggtgcatTTGTGCAATTGTTAATATATAGActgtttattgctttaatgAATAGATATGGAAGACTGTTGTCATTTTGGACTTCAGGCAGCAGAGCAGCTCTAAGTGAAACACACTCCTTTATCAGGATTCACGCAAAAGTGTAATGGCTTCTTCCTCGGCCCATGCACTACAAGGTGCATTTTGTCAATCTGCTCCGGTAGATGTGAATGAGCAAACATAGTGATTCAAAATGGTGAAAGGGGAAAATGATTCTGTATCTATACCTTCATTCACATCCTCATTATCCTCCACAAAATGTTGCTGTTTAACGtcctcaccaaaaaaaaaaaaaaaaaatgaatgtactgtatatgaattGTGGGACTTGCATCTTTTTGATTTCCTCTATTTGTTTCAATTCATATAGTGCTGGCGGGAAACCCAGAAGTGTTACTGAAAGCTGGAAAGGAGGAGGTATATGCACCAGAAAAGTACAGCACTAAAAAAAGGAGTCGGCGTCTGACATgcccactctttttttttccgcaGATGCTCAAGCTATGCTCTGAAATGGAGATGGCTCACACTTGctgtgaaaaaaagagagacaaactGCAAGAAACCAAAGAACTGTGCGTAACCTTTTAGTTTGCGTGCGTGCATTACTTTCTTTTGTGACGCGTTTTGTTGATCATTTTGCGTTTCAGTGAACTGAAGTGGttggaggaaaagaaagaggctCTAATGGCTGTCATTGATCATGCGGAGCGACTACAAGAACAAAGTGAGAAATTATCAGAGCACGGGTGAGTGTGGCGTTCTCGACTATGGATATGGACTGCAAATTCTTGCTCTTTTCCAAGGCAAAACTATCAATACTTATTATACTTATTTATTTCTGCTAACTAAACTGTACTTGAGCAACCGTTGTCAAACTTGGAAGAATCTCGTCTTAgttttaaactattttattgcttgtccatccatccaaataACCAGTATCCTTTGGTGTCATTAGTTTGTAtgcaaatttttgttgttgttgagggACCAGATGTGTAATTTGGATCTGATATTGTACAAAATCTGGAACGTAAATTATTTTctaatggtttttttttgtcccttgGGGGCAATGGACTATGCCACAGTAATAGTAAAAAGGTGGGGTGGGGGAAACCCACCTAGTATCAGTGAAACTAGTGAGTCATGCCAAatgacatgaagaaaaaaatgtatattcttcattttatttgtattgatttatttatttttgccagtgtttgtcTAGTGCTGTGGGTAAATTCTGTCCGCCCTGATGGATTTGGCGTACTTGGATAGCTTTTATACCgtagtaaaatgtttttttgtttcagttttttggATGGATACCAATAATTTTCCTGCTGACTTTCACTTATATTTGTGACTCTCCAACGTGAAACCGTTCTGAAGTAGCATGGAGCTAAAGACCAAAAAGCATTGACTATGTGAAAATGCTTGCTTTTTaaaatttgggggatttttaattCCCTTTTAGAAAATGTAGATACCCCAGTTTCTTAAATTTGACCCGGTTGATGTGTTGTCACTGTTTTGTAATGGAGGGTCACATTTTGTGTTGGAGGCTAAAAGAGCCAACCAGCAGATCAATGAAAGGTAAAAAGTTAAAACGGGTTCCTGAAAGATTAAGATAAAGTCTTTAATTCTAGAAGTTTGCTCAATAGTCGGTCAGCATACCCAACTGCAGTATTTAGTAGGGTTTAGTAAACATTTCAGTTTCTTGTCAATCATTTGAGGTGTGAATTAGTGTAAAGCTACTTTATGTATAACTGTACTAGGCTTTCTTCCGCTTTCATTTCTACAAAGGCATTACTGCACTTATCTGAAAGTACtttaaaatgaatagaaatgtctGTTATTAATAGAATCCGTTTATTGTGGTTTGTGTGCGTCGACATGGATTCCAGTGTTCTGCTAGAAATGAAGGAGAAGATCAATACACTGAAAGAGTACAAGGAAAAGCTGATGAAGTCTCTGGGATACATCCTTGAAACACATGTTCCTCCTCCCTGCGATGACCTCAGCACAAACAAAAAGGTGCTCTCACTTTTGTGGTGTTTTTAACCACGTGTTGTTGAAGCTCAGACACAAGgtttatacatacagtatgtggtgTCAAGTCTGATATGCTGTGGCTCATCATGATCCCAATTTCCCCAGAATATTAGGAGCAATCTAAATGAAGACTTGATTTCACTCAATGAAATTCTGGAGGTGAGTTGTGTTGCACTACTCGCTACTCAGATTTCAACGTTTAGAATTACAAAGAAgagatttttgtgtcattatgcTTCTCAGATATTTGAATGGATGAGCCGTTGATCGCTGTATGCAAAATAGCATCAGCTGCTGGTGACAATTCAGcattctgattggctgttatcaTTGCGTGAGATAGATGTAGACAATGAGAAAAAGTAAATTAAGctcagttgctttttttttttacttggtttTGAACCACAGGAGGGCCTgtgcttttgttcatttttgaaaatattttctcttatttactgtaaatatgtCTGTTTGTAAAACATGATACATTTATTCTGTGAAAGTTAAGGTTActttaagcaaaaataaaatgtgatcaaaATCTGAATCTACATACACCCACctatcttaaaaatgaaaaatggtacATTCCACTTTAACCACAAAGCAACTATTTTGTATCTGCACggtaaagtaatattttttgagGCATCAAGCTCGGGGGCTTCTGTTGATGCTGTAGCAGAGCATAAGGCCTTCTTGCTTCATTCTTTGAGGATGGAGAGGGTATTGAATCATATCACTGCTTCCTGTTTCCTACAGTTGCTCATGAACAAGTTCCTGAAAACGCCACACGACCCTTATGTGACAATAGACTCCACTTTCTGGCCACCGTATGTAGAGATGCTGCTCCGCTATGGTGTCGCTGTAAGACATCAGGAGAATAACTTCAAGATTCGGCTGGAAACGTCTTTCTGAGGCTGTGGTGTATCGACCAATCCTGAACCTGTTTGTcctttttgtaaatatatatatattagtgttgcGTTTTTGCATGTacgatatactgtacataagcaCGTGCCAAAATGCTTTTGttgtacacctgcacaatctttTGGCATCCAGTACAAGTGtctttttcaaaaacaacacgacataatgttttaattgaatattatttcaacaaaatgttgTTTATTGTAGATGTTTTTTGTACCATGGAACCATAATTATTGATGCACTGCAGTTCCACTCCACTGCAAATTATAGCCATGAATCTTACAATAAAGACCCAGGCTACTTAAATTATGAGTTGAAATGGTTCTGTGaccaagtttgtaacccaatTTACTTGCGTATATAAATCAGCTTTCCTGATTGAAATGTCATTGATTTGTTGGAgcaccccccaattttttattttttttggttactttttgtCATCAGCTCTAACTCCAGCTTCGGTTGGCCATTTATAATTACGTGAAGTTAGTTCTGTGTTGGTGTCTTCTCTGTGCTCATTGTGaatgtttgcattttgtatttgtgtctgTTCTGTTCAGTAAACGCCTGAAAGTTTGGGCAGTCTTTAGTCAAGGTACCACGATTGATACAGCTCTGGTATTAGATTTTGCAGGTGTACTTCATGAGGTGTGTGTGGTCAAACTGTTATGGTTTTAATGTAGTGTTGTTTTTTCACATTACCGCACTAGACGTGTTCTGGTTTTAATTGTGTACAAgttacataataaaaaaaaatacattcccaAACCATGCGTAATATTTCCTTTTATTGCAAACGTGAAGAAACCTCGTGCGTCATATAACGTCATCGGGGCCGTCCAATCCTGTGTGGCCGCCGCGTCAGCTTGTGAATTCCCGTGGGCGGAGAAGCGATTCCGGTTCCGGGTGTCTTCATACCAGTCGGAGGCGTTCGCTTTTCTGATTATGGTCTTTTATCGGAAACTTTTCTCGACTTTCGACGGATTACTGTAGTTGCTATTTTATTCGACCAGTTAAACGGAAGAAGCGAACATGACGACCCgctcagagagagagaaggcCCAGAAACTGAACGAGCAGCACCAGGCCATCCTGTCCAAAATGCTCAGAGAGGAAGATAACAAGTATTGCGCCGACTGCGAGGCGAAAGGTGCGACATTCACGCTGGCTCgtatttgtcatattttgtcACACAAACGATGACTTGTATTCACCGTAGGCGATAAGAACAAAAGTAGCATCGAGGTACGGAAGCGGCTCCGGTAGTCAGCTGACACCGCGTCCCTTAAAGCTAAACTAAGTGGCTAGCTAGCAGGCTAACCGTTTTCGTCATCGTTAAGAACATGCAGCAAGAAGTATGTCCTTTCACAATGAACCCGTGTCTACTTTTTTAAACGTCACACAGCATGTTTATCATGTTGTAATAGAGGCAAATCTAAAGGATCATTGTCACGTCACACAGAGATGTATAGGGCAGGATCTGTTTTTGCTACCTTTCGGGGGCTTAAGCCACCTCTTACTTTTCCGGTCCAACTTTTTCAGGTCCGAGATGGGCGTCTTGGAACCTGGGGGTATTTATCTGCATTCGGTGTGCGGGCATCCACAGGAACCTCGGTGTCCACATATCCCGAGTGAAATCAGTCAACTTGGACCAATGGACCTCAGATCAAATTCAGGtacaatattgttcatttttctACTATAAGACTTGTATGAGAAACATGGATAAAGGCTACTTCCTGTTGTGTTCTATCACAGTTTGTCAAAACACATTCTAATACAACTCTCACAATGCAATGGGTGAATACAGTAATGCAGTAATTCCCAACCAAGGTGGCACACCACATCAACAGGGGTGGTGCGGTGTATTACCCTATTTAACATAATTTGGTCGAGacatattaattac of the Vanacampus margaritifer isolate UIUO_Vmar chromosome 7, RoL_Vmar_1.0, whole genome shotgun sequence genome contains:
- the cenpk gene encoding centromere protein K, which codes for MRDYLTRKEKKNAQLYAAVVLLNALLLRCRILDDVISVGGILKKKKRLLCLPSSDMGEVGQGNQALSELSEDAQKELLNQCKHQFAQFEELQNKILLCEPDQGENTQEQSVNRLFATEAEMKKWLTVEPRLLAGNPEVLLKAGKEEMLKLCSEMEMAHTCCEKKRDKLQETKELELKWLEEKKEALMAVIDHAERLQEQSEKLSEHGVLLEMKEKINTLKEYKEKLMKSLGYILETHVPPPCDDLSTNKKNIRSNLNEDLISLNEILELLMNKFLKTPHDPYVTIDSTFWPPYVEMLLRYGVAVRHQENNFKIRLETSF